The following proteins are co-located in the Paludibaculum fermentans genome:
- a CDS encoding radical SAM protein, whose protein sequence is MQTKHVVQAWGMILKGNRPTLSIEITRECPLRCPGCYAYDESHLGGGVTLRELADRKGQALVDGVMGVVDRLKPLHLSIVGGDPLVRYRELEQMVPLLLDRGIHVQIVTSAFRTLPAGWVDLPRLNVVVSIDGLREEHDVRRTPATYDRILKNIQGQRITVHCTITGQMMKRPGYLKEFLEFWAPRDEIRKIWFSLFTPQIGDDLPEMLTKAERAQVITDLLQLRKQFPKLDMPERLIKQFATPPSSPSDCVFAQTTQTVSADLKTEITPCQFGGNPDCSACGCIASMVLGAVADFKLGGIIPVGAIFRASAKIGQMNARGNRPQEVQQPFRVLP, encoded by the coding sequence GTGCAGACGAAACACGTAGTGCAAGCCTGGGGCATGATTCTAAAGGGAAATCGCCCAACCCTATCGATCGAAATTACCCGTGAGTGCCCGCTGCGTTGTCCCGGCTGTTACGCCTACGACGAATCCCACCTCGGTGGAGGAGTCACCCTGCGGGAACTGGCTGACCGCAAAGGCCAGGCTCTCGTCGACGGTGTCATGGGCGTCGTGGATCGCCTAAAACCGTTACATCTGTCAATTGTGGGGGGTGACCCGCTCGTTCGCTATCGCGAACTGGAGCAGATGGTGCCCCTGCTGCTCGACCGCGGCATCCACGTCCAGATCGTCACCAGCGCCTTCCGCACGCTCCCGGCCGGCTGGGTCGACCTGCCCCGCCTGAACGTCGTCGTCTCCATCGACGGCCTGCGCGAGGAGCACGACGTCCGTCGCACGCCCGCCACTTACGACCGCATCCTCAAGAACATCCAGGGCCAGCGCATCACCGTCCACTGCACCATCACCGGCCAGATGATGAAGCGCCCCGGCTACCTCAAGGAGTTCCTGGAGTTCTGGGCCCCGCGCGACGAAATCCGCAAAATCTGGTTCAGCCTGTTTACCCCGCAGATCGGCGACGACCTGCCGGAGATGCTCACCAAGGCCGAACGCGCCCAGGTCATCACGGATCTCCTGCAGTTGCGCAAGCAATTCCCCAAGCTCGACATGCCGGAACGGCTGATCAAACAGTTCGCCACCCCGCCGTCCAGCCCGTCCGATTGCGTCTTCGCGCAGACCACCCAAACCGTCTCCGCCGATCTCAAAACCGAGATTACGCCCTGCCAGTTCGGTGGCAATCCGGATTGCTCCGCCTGCGGCTGCATCGCCTCGATGGTGCTGGGCGCCGTAGCCGACTTCAAACTCGGCGGCATCATCCCCGTCGGCGCCATCTTCCGCGCCTCCGCTAAAATCGGCCAGATGAACGCCCGCGGCAACCGTCCTCAGGAAGTCCAGCAACCCTTCCGGGTTCTCCCCTAA
- a CDS encoding DUF3108 domain-containing protein, which translates to MRLWNPPGGAIAVWTLLLAGPCLAQTVALNQPETLTFGVEWRFVRAGEVQLKWSEGDRQLDMLMKSVGLVATLFTVNDSYRAMFDHGLCATSITWDVHEGRRNREVKATFDRTRKRSTFLEKDLNTNTVALAKEIDIPACVHDATGGLHKLRQLHPAPGSVLELPISDGKKVVMARVEAQQKETIKTPLGQFPSTRYEAFLFNGVMYGRKGRLFIWISDDDKRLPVQIRIQLPFYVGTLTLQLEKTQ; encoded by the coding sequence ATGCGCTTGTGGAATCCGCCAGGCGGCGCGATTGCAGTATGGACTCTCTTGCTGGCGGGGCCTTGCCTTGCCCAGACGGTCGCGCTCAATCAGCCGGAAACTCTGACCTTCGGGGTGGAGTGGCGCTTCGTGCGGGCCGGGGAAGTCCAGTTGAAATGGTCGGAGGGCGACCGGCAGTTGGACATGCTCATGAAGAGTGTCGGCCTGGTGGCCACGCTGTTCACCGTCAACGACTCTTACCGCGCCATGTTCGACCACGGCCTCTGCGCCACGTCCATCACCTGGGACGTGCACGAAGGCCGCCGCAACCGCGAGGTCAAGGCAACCTTCGACCGCACCAGGAAGCGCTCGACGTTTCTCGAGAAGGACCTCAATACCAACACCGTAGCCCTCGCCAAAGAGATCGACATACCCGCCTGCGTCCACGACGCCACCGGCGGCCTGCACAAACTCCGCCAACTGCACCCAGCGCCTGGTTCCGTCCTGGAACTCCCCATCAGCGACGGCAAGAAGGTCGTCATGGCCCGCGTCGAGGCCCAGCAGAAAGAGACCATCAAGACACCCCTGGGACAGTTTCCGTCCACGCGGTATGAGGCGTTTCTGTTCAATGGAGTGATGTACGGCCGCAAGGGCCGGCTGTTCATCTGGATCAGCGATGACGACAAACGGCTGCCGGTGCAGATCAGAATCCAACTTCCGTTCTATGTGGGCACGCTCACACTGCAACTCGAAAAAACCCAGTAG
- a CDS encoding ATP-binding protein: MRDAGKLPAFRLWTSLRVLLSVVAVVACGGAAVLIWHLGMYRTLSQHAFRVGADNAPPYSVLRPGQPPTGLAVEVLREAARRKGIRLIFVETQVGVDEAFRRNLVDLWPAATDTPERRKWLHVSDPWLMNRLCIVSRSDNPVHAIADLKNKRVGSVYLRIVKEIGGPNPPPGMTAREVPGRAEGLLALCRGEVEASIIEQRFLEQKLLVRPAACDGVSLVVMNVPSADRMLSVLANEQSAAAAIMLRKGITEMSRDGSFTHILDFWSSFMGNEMRIVSELETKARQSRISFYGTVLLAIMGIVLVVQNGRLRHANRLAGAATRAKSDFLASISHEIRTPMNGILGMSHILLESPLPREQREHVQIIESSGQSLLRLINDVLDFSKIEAGKLTIEQEAFNLRQLVQQVAALVLPSAEAKGLKLNLSVAGDLPAMLEGDPGRIRQVLLNLVGNAVKFTEQGAVSVEVSMGEASGELVAVRIAVRDTGIGVAAENLPHLFEKFYQADSSASRRFGGTGLGLSISHELIHLMGGTIQVESQPGTGSNFCVELKLRRISGVWQDELVPEPAAAANLPPTPREGLKVLLVEDNKVNQRVATRFLQRLGCEVELAENGLIALDRVRVLADGSRFDLILMDCFMPVMDGFVATRSIRAVETAAGWRTPVVAMTASLLEEDRRRCREAGMDDYIPKPVDPAELRRVVARFAPAKDASRPESA; encoded by the coding sequence ATGAGAGACGCTGGGAAACTACCCGCCTTCCGTTTGTGGACCAGTCTCCGCGTGCTGTTGAGCGTGGTTGCTGTGGTGGCGTGCGGCGGGGCCGCCGTGCTGATCTGGCATCTCGGTATGTACCGGACGCTCAGCCAGCACGCGTTCCGCGTGGGTGCGGACAATGCTCCACCTTACAGTGTGCTGCGGCCGGGCCAACCGCCTACTGGTCTGGCTGTCGAAGTCCTGAGAGAAGCAGCGCGGCGCAAAGGCATCCGGCTGATCTTCGTGGAGACGCAGGTCGGGGTGGATGAAGCGTTCCGGCGCAATCTGGTGGATCTGTGGCCAGCGGCGACCGACACGCCGGAGCGGCGCAAGTGGCTGCATGTCTCCGATCCCTGGCTGATGAACCGGCTGTGCATCGTTTCCCGCAGCGACAACCCGGTCCACGCGATCGCCGACCTCAAGAACAAGCGTGTCGGCAGCGTTTACCTGCGCATCGTGAAAGAGATCGGCGGGCCGAATCCGCCGCCGGGCATGACCGCGCGAGAGGTTCCGGGCCGTGCGGAAGGGCTGCTTGCCCTCTGCCGGGGCGAGGTGGAGGCGAGCATTATCGAGCAGCGCTTCCTGGAGCAGAAACTGCTTGTCCGGCCGGCCGCCTGCGATGGGGTTTCGCTGGTTGTCATGAATGTGCCGAGCGCCGACCGCATGCTTTCGGTGCTCGCCAATGAACAGAGTGCGGCGGCGGCGATCATGTTGCGCAAAGGGATCACTGAGATGAGCCGCGACGGTTCGTTCACGCACATCCTGGACTTCTGGTCCTCGTTCATGGGGAATGAAATGCGAATCGTTTCGGAGCTGGAGACGAAGGCCCGGCAGTCGCGCATTTCGTTCTATGGCACCGTGCTGCTGGCGATCATGGGCATCGTGCTGGTGGTGCAGAACGGCAGGCTGCGGCACGCCAACCGGCTGGCGGGCGCCGCCACACGGGCCAAGAGCGATTTTCTGGCCTCCATCAGCCACGAGATCCGTACGCCGATGAACGGGATACTGGGGATGTCGCACATCCTGCTGGAATCGCCCCTGCCGCGGGAGCAGCGTGAGCACGTGCAGATTATCGAGAGTTCCGGGCAGTCGCTGCTCCGCCTGATCAATGACGTCCTGGATTTCTCCAAGATCGAGGCCGGCAAACTGACGATCGAGCAGGAGGCCTTCAACCTGCGCCAACTGGTGCAACAGGTGGCGGCCCTGGTGCTGCCGAGCGCGGAAGCCAAAGGGCTCAAGTTAAACCTCTCGGTCGCCGGCGACCTGCCCGCGATGCTGGAGGGCGACCCTGGCCGCATTCGGCAGGTGCTGCTGAACCTGGTGGGCAACGCCGTGAAATTCACTGAACAGGGCGCGGTGAGCGTGGAAGTTTCGATGGGGGAGGCTTCCGGCGAACTGGTGGCCGTGCGGATTGCCGTGCGCGATACGGGCATCGGTGTGGCGGCTGAGAATCTGCCCCACCTCTTTGAGAAGTTCTACCAGGCTGACTCTTCCGCGTCCCGGCGCTTTGGCGGCACGGGCCTGGGGCTCTCCATCAGCCATGAGCTGATCCACCTGATGGGCGGCACGATCCAGGTGGAAAGCCAGCCTGGCACCGGCTCCAATTTCTGCGTGGAGCTCAAGCTGCGCCGGATCTCCGGAGTCTGGCAGGATGAGCTGGTTCCCGAGCCTGCCGCCGCGGCGAACCTCCCGCCGACGCCGCGAGAGGGTTTGAAGGTGCTGCTGGTGGAAGACAACAAGGTCAATCAGCGAGTGGCGACACGGTTCCTGCAGCGCCTGGGCTGCGAGGTGGAACTCGCCGAGAACGGGTTGATCGCGCTGGACCGGGTCCGCGTGCTGGCGGACGGGTCGCGGTTCGATCTCATCCTCATGGATTGCTTCATGCCCGTGATGGACGGCTTTGTCGCCACGCGGAGCATCCGGGCCGTGGAGACTGCCGCCGGATGGCGGACTCCTGTCGTGGCGATGACGGCGTCCCTGCTGGAGGAAGACCGCCGGCGCTGCCGCGAAGCCGGCATGGACGACTACATTCCGAAGCCTGTGGATCCGGCTGAACTGCGACGGGTGGTGGCCCGCTTCGCTCCCGCGAAGGACGCGAGCCGGCCGGAGTCTGCCTGA
- a CDS encoding dihydrodipicolinate synthase family protein — protein sequence MEVKLKGVFTPTLVPVDEKGQINEAEMRRFLSWLIDKGVHGLYPNGSTGEFTRFTAEERQRIARITCEVAKGRVPVLAGAAEANIRETLKACETYAGYGARAVAIVSPFYYKLGPESLYAHFAEIAKNSPIDVTLYNIPMFASPIDVPTIQRLSEFERIIGIKDSTGDVAFMLRMIAAVRPNRPDFTFLTGWDVVLAPMLMIGADGGTNATSNVAPELMRKLYDLTVSGQWNDALKLQTTILELFDLMLYPFEFPDGFRAGAALRGFDFGQGRQPSTPKQDENKAALARTLRCMLADSGIVEPPAGGCAPRTGKSERDRITQIALEIVEQLEERGLICRKP from the coding sequence ATGGAAGTGAAACTGAAAGGCGTCTTCACCCCAACCCTCGTCCCGGTGGATGAGAAGGGTCAAATCAACGAAGCCGAGATGCGGCGCTTCCTGTCCTGGCTGATCGACAAGGGCGTCCACGGTCTCTATCCGAACGGCTCCACCGGCGAGTTCACCCGCTTCACCGCCGAGGAGCGCCAGCGCATCGCCCGCATCACCTGCGAGGTCGCCAAAGGCCGCGTCCCGGTACTGGCCGGTGCCGCTGAAGCCAACATCCGCGAGACGCTCAAGGCCTGCGAAACCTACGCCGGATACGGCGCCCGCGCCGTGGCCATCGTCTCGCCGTTCTACTACAAGCTCGGGCCAGAGTCGCTCTACGCCCACTTCGCCGAAATCGCCAAGAATTCGCCCATCGATGTCACGCTGTACAACATCCCCATGTTCGCCAGCCCCATCGACGTGCCCACCATCCAGCGGCTCTCCGAGTTCGAGCGCATCATCGGGATCAAGGACTCCACCGGCGACGTCGCCTTCATGCTGCGCATGATTGCCGCTGTTCGCCCCAACCGCCCGGACTTCACCTTCCTCACCGGCTGGGACGTCGTCCTCGCGCCCATGCTGATGATCGGCGCCGACGGCGGCACCAATGCCACCAGCAACGTCGCGCCGGAGCTCATGCGCAAGCTCTACGACCTCACCGTCTCCGGCCAGTGGAACGACGCCCTCAAGCTCCAGACGACCATTCTGGAACTGTTCGATCTCATGCTCTACCCGTTCGAGTTCCCCGACGGCTTCCGCGCCGGCGCGGCCCTTCGCGGGTTCGACTTCGGTCAGGGCCGCCAACCCTCCACGCCCAAGCAGGATGAGAACAAAGCCGCCCTGGCCCGTACCCTGCGCTGCATGCTGGCCGATTCCGGCATCGTCGAACCGCCCGCCGGCGGGTGTGCCCCGCGCACCGGCAAGTCAGAGCGGGATCGCATTACGCAAATCGCGCTCGAGATCGTCGAGCAGCTCGAAGAACGGGGTCTGATCTGCCGGAAGCCCTAG
- a CDS encoding GDSL-type esterase/lipase family protein yields MCTFLAAVLPLAAQPQGAASAVPDDQQVMVLYERCLQLIEASGVASPELGRAGVPLAENMRQTLESLKFLGIRNPQLHYRFMTNLRAFVLISDTVPKPVPFPEIGRQQLAELRDNLGRIELYFQQQIASLQAELRSPDRDETARYRDANASLTAPDPKNPRVVFLGDSITDFWRLNEYFSGKDYVNRGISGQITSQMLARFQADVVQLKPAAVVILAGTNDIGRGVNPAVIQNNLTMICDLADLHKIKVILASILPVSDHHKKVNPMWERTKLRPPAAILEMNKWLQALCEKRGYTYLDYYPIMAGADGQLAPNLADDGLHPNPSGYRIMAPIATAAIEKALGPSNPAQPAGRKRRLF; encoded by the coding sequence ATGTGTACATTCCTGGCGGCCGTTCTGCCACTGGCCGCCCAGCCGCAGGGTGCGGCCTCCGCGGTACCGGATGATCAACAGGTAATGGTCCTGTATGAACGCTGCCTGCAGTTGATTGAGGCCAGCGGAGTGGCCAGCCCCGAACTCGGCCGGGCCGGTGTTCCCTTGGCGGAGAACATGCGCCAGACGCTCGAGAGCCTGAAGTTTCTCGGCATCCGGAACCCGCAACTCCACTACCGGTTCATGACCAATCTCCGGGCCTTCGTCCTCATCTCCGACACGGTGCCCAAGCCGGTGCCTTTCCCGGAGATCGGCCGCCAGCAGCTGGCCGAACTGCGCGATAACCTGGGCCGGATCGAACTCTACTTCCAGCAGCAGATCGCCTCCCTGCAAGCCGAACTGAGGTCGCCGGACCGCGACGAAACGGCACGCTACCGCGATGCCAACGCCTCGCTCACCGCGCCCGATCCGAAGAATCCGCGCGTCGTCTTCCTGGGCGACTCCATCACCGACTTCTGGCGCTTGAACGAGTACTTTTCCGGCAAGGATTATGTCAATCGCGGCATCAGCGGCCAGATCACCAGCCAGATGCTGGCCCGCTTCCAGGCCGATGTGGTCCAACTGAAGCCCGCCGCCGTCGTGATCCTGGCCGGCACCAACGACATCGGGCGCGGCGTCAATCCGGCCGTCATCCAGAACAACCTGACGATGATCTGCGACCTCGCCGACCTCCACAAGATCAAGGTGATCCTGGCCAGCATCCTCCCCGTATCCGATCACCACAAGAAGGTGAATCCCATGTGGGAGCGCACCAAACTCCGCCCGCCCGCCGCCATCCTGGAGATGAACAAGTGGCTGCAGGCGCTGTGCGAAAAGCGCGGCTACACCTATCTGGACTACTACCCCATCATGGCCGGCGCCGATGGACAACTCGCCCCGAATCTGGCGGATGACGGCCTGCACCCCAACCCCAGCGGCTACCGGATCATGGCGCCCATCGCCACCGCGGCTATCGAAAAAGCGCTCGGCCCGTCGAATCCGGCACAACCCGCGGGCCGCAAGCGGCGTCTATTCTAA
- the ppk1 gene encoding polyphosphate kinase 1: MPGNKRKIEKVVPAATSKGSPRKEKPEQAPVDLNAPSLYLNRELSLLAFQSRVLEEARDPSNPLLERVKFLSILGSNLDEFFMVRVAGVANQIESGILDAGPDGMSPARQLEAIRTYCQSLFADAQACRRLLLEELRTHGIHVLEYKELTEHQKDHARRYFDDTIYPVLTPLAFDPGRPFPHISNLSLNLSVLIRDPNGVEHFARVKVPDSLPQLVPLQRGALKRNGKGVSFVWIEQVIQANLGALFPGMEIVESHPFHVTRDAEMAIQELEAEDLLETIEEGVRQRRFGAIVRLQVPKQMPERLLEILKTNLEIDDTDVYKTEGPLSLVRLRHLASLDRPELKDAPFTPAPLKQLAEDEDIFGMVRRGDILLHQPFDSFQPVVDFLRAAARDPQVLAIKMTLYRVGRNAPVVEALLEANENGKQVAVLVELKARFDEESNIEWARALEKEGVHVVYGLVGMKVHCKVAMVVRREGTLMRRYVHLSTGNYNAVTAHLYTDLGLFTCDEDFGADSTDLFNYLTGYSAKSDYRKLLVAPINLRQRLEGLIQREIAHAKAGKDARIIMKMNALVDPRVIRLLYKASQAGVQVDLLCRGICCLRPGVPGVSDNIRVISVVGRFLEHSRILYFRNDGEEEIYIGSADIMPRNINRRVETLFPIQRASLVRQIRDRILSVYLADNVKARRMKPDGTYERIQRKESEKPYSAQAILLKSRC; encoded by the coding sequence ATGCCGGGCAACAAAAGGAAAATAGAAAAAGTAGTTCCGGCCGCGACCTCCAAAGGAAGCCCCAGGAAAGAGAAACCGGAGCAGGCGCCGGTCGACCTCAATGCGCCTTCGCTCTACCTGAACCGGGAACTCAGCCTGCTGGCTTTCCAGTCCCGGGTTCTGGAGGAGGCCCGCGATCCCAGCAACCCCCTGCTGGAGCGCGTCAAATTCCTCTCGATTCTCGGCTCCAACCTGGACGAGTTCTTCATGGTGCGCGTGGCCGGCGTGGCCAACCAGATCGAATCCGGCATCCTCGACGCCGGTCCGGACGGCATGTCTCCAGCGCGCCAACTGGAGGCTATCCGCACCTACTGCCAATCCCTCTTTGCGGATGCGCAGGCGTGCCGGCGGCTGCTGCTGGAGGAACTGCGCACCCACGGCATCCACGTCCTGGAATACAAGGAGCTGACTGAGCACCAGAAGGACCATGCCCGGCGCTACTTCGACGACACCATCTACCCGGTGCTCACGCCCCTCGCCTTCGATCCCGGCCGCCCCTTCCCTCACATCTCAAACCTCAGCCTGAACCTGTCGGTGCTGATCCGCGATCCCAACGGAGTCGAACACTTCGCCCGCGTCAAAGTGCCCGATTCCCTGCCCCAATTGGTGCCTCTGCAGCGCGGCGCCCTGAAACGCAATGGCAAGGGCGTGTCTTTCGTCTGGATCGAACAGGTGATCCAGGCCAACCTCGGTGCGCTGTTCCCCGGCATGGAGATCGTCGAGTCGCATCCCTTCCACGTCACCCGCGACGCCGAAATGGCCATCCAGGAACTCGAAGCGGAAGACCTGCTCGAAACCATCGAGGAAGGCGTGCGCCAACGCCGCTTCGGGGCCATCGTCCGCCTGCAGGTGCCAAAGCAAATGCCGGAGCGCCTGCTTGAGATCCTCAAGACCAACCTCGAGATCGACGACACCGACGTCTACAAAACCGAAGGCCCGCTCTCCCTGGTCCGCCTGCGGCACCTGGCCTCGCTCGACCGTCCGGAACTCAAGGATGCCCCCTTCACGCCTGCTCCGCTGAAACAACTCGCTGAGGATGAGGACATCTTCGGCATGGTCCGCCGCGGCGATATCCTGCTGCACCAGCCCTTCGACAGCTTCCAGCCCGTGGTGGACTTCCTCCGCGCGGCGGCGCGCGACCCGCAGGTGCTGGCCATCAAGATGACGCTCTACCGCGTCGGCCGCAACGCACCCGTCGTCGAAGCCCTGCTCGAAGCCAACGAGAACGGCAAGCAGGTGGCCGTCCTGGTGGAGCTGAAAGCCCGCTTCGACGAGGAGTCCAACATCGAGTGGGCCCGCGCCCTGGAAAAAGAGGGCGTTCACGTCGTGTACGGCCTCGTCGGCATGAAGGTGCACTGCAAAGTGGCCATGGTGGTGCGCCGCGAGGGCACCCTCATGCGCCGCTACGTGCACCTTTCCACCGGCAACTACAACGCCGTCACCGCGCATCTCTATACGGACCTGGGCCTGTTTACCTGTGACGAGGACTTCGGCGCGGACAGCACCGATCTCTTCAACTACCTCACCGGCTACTCCGCCAAATCGGACTACCGCAAGCTCCTCGTGGCGCCCATCAATCTGCGGCAGCGCCTCGAAGGGCTCATCCAACGCGAGATCGCCCACGCCAAAGCCGGCAAGGACGCCCGCATCATCATGAAGATGAATGCGCTGGTGGACCCTCGCGTCATCCGCCTGCTGTACAAGGCGTCACAGGCCGGAGTGCAGGTCGACCTCCTCTGCCGCGGCATCTGCTGCCTGCGGCCCGGCGTGCCCGGCGTCAGCGACAACATCCGCGTCATCAGCGTGGTGGGCCGCTTCCTGGAACACAGCCGCATTCTCTACTTCCGCAACGACGGCGAAGAAGAAATCTACATCGGCTCGGCCGACATCATGCCGCGCAACATCAACCGCCGCGTGGAAACCCTGTTCCCCATTCAAAGGGCCTCGCTGGTGAGGCAGATCCGCGATAGAATCCTGTCAGTCTATTTGGCCGACAACGTGAAAGCGCGCCGCATGAAGCCCGACGGCACCTATGAGCGAATCCAACGCAAGGAGTCCGAGAAACCGTACAGTGCCCAGGCGATCCTGCTGAAAAGCCGATGCTAG
- a CDS encoding polyphosphate kinase 2 family protein, with protein sequence MLENVNLKRKLARADYKQEMPALQRRLYTLEKACWDHRIPSIVLFEGWDAAGKGSSISTLTQRLDPRGFKLYSIQPPRTYEQNHPWLWRFWLKAPNRGEMTIFDHSWYHRVLDERVEKVVPEKTWRKAYKDILDFERMLADDGTVILKFWFHISKKEQKRRFENIEADPLESWRVTSQDWARYKLYDQYLEAAEEMLELTESEFAPWTIVEATSRWYARRKVFLTINAALEKALGPHVPPVEEGSAEIRHDAELRRIMDTLDNEGNGEA encoded by the coding sequence ATGCTAGAAAACGTCAACCTGAAACGGAAGCTCGCGCGTGCCGACTACAAGCAGGAGATGCCGGCGCTCCAGCGGCGGCTGTATACGCTCGAAAAGGCCTGCTGGGACCACCGCATCCCCTCCATCGTCCTCTTTGAAGGCTGGGACGCCGCCGGCAAAGGCAGCTCCATCTCCACCCTCACCCAGCGCCTGGATCCGCGCGGCTTCAAGCTCTACTCCATCCAGCCGCCGCGCACCTACGAGCAGAATCACCCCTGGCTCTGGCGCTTCTGGCTGAAGGCCCCCAATCGCGGAGAGATGACCATCTTCGACCACTCCTGGTACCACCGCGTCCTGGACGAGAGGGTCGAAAAAGTGGTGCCCGAAAAGACCTGGCGCAAAGCCTACAAGGACATCCTCGACTTCGAGCGAATGCTGGCCGACGACGGCACCGTCATTCTCAAGTTCTGGTTCCACATCAGCAAGAAGGAGCAGAAGCGGCGCTTCGAGAACATCGAGGCCGACCCGCTGGAATCCTGGCGCGTCACCAGCCAGGATTGGGCGCGCTACAAACTCTACGACCAGTACCTGGAAGCGGCCGAGGAGATGCTGGAACTGACCGAGAGCGAATTCGCTCCGTGGACCATCGTGGAGGCAACCTCCCGCTGGTACGCCCGGCGCAAGGTTTTCCTCACCATCAATGCGGCCCTGGAAAAGGCTCTGGGCCCCCACGTGCCGCCCGTGGAGGAAGGCTCCGCGGAGATCCGCCACGATGCCGAATTGCGGCGCATCATGGACACGCTGGACAACGAGGGTAACGGAGAAGCCTGA
- a CDS encoding HAD family hydrolase translates to MHSLSFYPEEMPRYAKSRVLVLFDIDGTLLRRAGPHHRQVLEEAVWQVAGVRATTEGIPVQGMLDGAILQCMLRQAGVAETAPAQMLAIMKKAQALYVRRCPDLREKICPGAPELLERLAAGGAVVGLVTGNLSRIGWRKMTQAGLRAHFRFGAFAEQAETRAELAGLALQEARRRAWLDTPMVATLIGDHPNDILAARANGLRSVAVGTGVVPLEELAQHRPDILVPDLRALKLEQLICAD, encoded by the coding sequence TTGCATTCCCTATCATTCTACCCTGAGGAGATGCCCCGTTACGCCAAATCCCGAGTGCTGGTGCTGTTCGATATTGACGGAACGCTGTTGCGCCGGGCCGGGCCGCATCACCGGCAGGTGCTGGAAGAGGCGGTGTGGCAGGTGGCGGGCGTGCGCGCGACCACTGAGGGGATTCCGGTGCAGGGGATGCTGGATGGCGCGATCCTGCAGTGCATGCTGCGGCAGGCGGGCGTGGCGGAGACCGCTCCGGCGCAGATGCTGGCCATCATGAAGAAGGCGCAGGCGCTGTATGTGCGGCGCTGCCCGGACTTGCGCGAGAAGATCTGTCCCGGGGCTCCTGAACTGCTGGAGCGGCTGGCGGCGGGTGGGGCGGTAGTCGGACTGGTGACGGGGAACTTATCGCGGATCGGATGGCGGAAGATGACCCAGGCTGGCTTGCGGGCCCACTTTCGCTTTGGAGCGTTCGCCGAGCAGGCGGAGACGCGGGCGGAGCTTGCGGGGTTGGCGCTGCAGGAGGCCCGGCGGCGCGCCTGGCTGGATACGCCCATGGTGGCGACGCTGATTGGCGATCATCCGAACGACATCCTGGCGGCGCGCGCCAACGGACTGCGCAGCGTGGCGGTCGGGACGGGTGTCGTACCATTGGAGGAGCTTGCGCAACACCGTCCGGACATCCTGGTGCCCGACTTGCGCGCCCTGAAACTGGAGCAACTAATTTGCGCGGATTAG
- a CDS encoding BMC domain-containing protein has translation MVILDAMEKTGSVRVLQAELNDQPGVCLKVIGPLGDVQSAAAAARQIAGKMMVEIVADVIAAPHEGAPAAYEALPDFNPLFSQATVQVPGSAKQKEKVVDQQAGFAVGLIETQGFTAVFEAIDTALKTAAVEVLAREKLGGGYITVIIKGDVAAVSAAVEAGKKKVEGLGKLVAAHVIPSPSQGVISLLPKL, from the coding sequence ATGGTGATTCTGGACGCCATGGAGAAGACAGGGTCTGTCCGTGTCCTCCAGGCGGAATTGAACGACCAGCCCGGCGTCTGCCTCAAGGTCATCGGACCGTTGGGCGATGTGCAGTCGGCCGCCGCCGCAGCCCGCCAAATTGCTGGAAAAATGATGGTTGAGATCGTCGCGGACGTCATCGCCGCGCCGCACGAAGGGGCCCCGGCAGCCTACGAAGCCCTGCCGGATTTCAACCCGCTGTTCTCGCAGGCAACAGTGCAAGTGCCCGGTAGCGCAAAACAAAAGGAGAAAGTCGTGGATCAACAGGCAGGTTTCGCCGTCGGATTGATTGAAACCCAGGGCTTTACGGCAGTCTTCGAGGCCATCGACACCGCGCTCAAAACCGCGGCCGTCGAGGTTCTGGCCCGCGAGAAACTGGGCGGCGGCTACATCACGGTGATCATCAAAGGCGACGTGGCGGCCGTTTCCGCCGCTGTGGAAGCCGGCAAAAAGAAGGTCGAGGGCCTTGGCAAGCTCGTCGCGGCGCATGTCATCCCCAGCCCCTCCCAAGGTGTGATTTCCCTGTTGCCAAAGCTCTGA